One stretch of Nitrososphaerota archaeon DNA includes these proteins:
- a CDS encoding metal ABC transporter permease, translating to MQKGIIVGAAIAIICSLMGIFLVLRRYSLFGDALSHMAFGGISLGLFSGIYPLWTAYTVSILGALGMTKLRKSTKISGDAAIAVLLVSGFGIGVLLISATGGFSVDLFSFLFGSILLISDEDTILILTISAGVVASLALLRKKLLHFAFDEEQARVSGLNVDRLNYVFVIIAGITVITSMRLVGILLISALIVLPNITSMLLGKSFKQTVIISILISIFSVVFGIVLSYYLDLAPSGTVVMISVAILVVTLCAKYLGLVGKAAPITKIIK from the coding sequence ATGCAAAAGGGCATAATTGTTGGCGCTGCAATTGCCATAATTTGCTCACTGATGGGCATATTCTTGGTTCTAAGAAGATACTCCTTGTTTGGCGATGCATTATCCCACATGGCATTTGGAGGAATATCTCTGGGGTTGTTCTCTGGAATTTATCCATTGTGGACTGCATACACTGTTTCTATTTTGGGTGCGCTAGGCATGACCAAGCTTCGAAAAAGCACAAAAATCTCTGGCGATGCGGCAATTGCTGTATTACTAGTGTCTGGGTTTGGAATCGGCGTGTTACTGATATCTGCAACAGGGGGATTCTCTGTGGATTTGTTTAGCTTTTTGTTTGGAAGCATACTTTTGATCAGCGATGAAGACACCATACTGATTCTTACTATTAGTGCTGGCGTGGTTGCATCTTTAGCGTTACTACGAAAAAAATTGCTCCACTTTGCATTTGATGAGGAGCAGGCAAGAGTAAGTGGACTGAACGTCGATAGGCTCAACTATGTTTTTGTAATAATTGCGGGAATTACGGTAATTACTTCAATGAGGTTGGTTGGAATATTGCTCATATCTGCTCTGATTGTTCTGCCAAATATTACCAGCATGCTTTTGGGTAAAAGCTTCAAGCAGACAGTAATCATATCGATTTTGATTTCCATTTTCTCTGTCGTATTTGGAATAGTATTGTCGTATTACCTTGATTTGGCTCCTTCTGGCACAGTAGTGATGATCTCCGTTGCAATTTTGGTCGTAACCCTTTGTGCAAAATATCTAGGCTTGGTTGGTAAAGCAGCGCCAATTACAAAAATCATCAAGTAA